In Arachis stenosperma cultivar V10309 chromosome 1, arast.V10309.gnm1.PFL2, whole genome shotgun sequence, one DNA window encodes the following:
- the LOC130941371 gene encoding uncharacterized protein LOC130941371 has product MASRTSRTVFRVAMVAILLLFLFYIGRPLYWKISATVHDIRNNKQTVREGLSQIVIEAQKSVGWYHDESDSGIRAAKSRKLLRRIFSTVAG; this is encoded by the exons atgGCGTCGAGGACATCAAGGACTGTATTCCGCGTAGCAATGGTGGCTATCttgcttctctttctcttctacaTCGGTCGCCCTTTGTACTGGAAAATCTCCGCTACCGTCCACGACATTCGCAACAACAAGCAAACCGTTAGAGAAG GTCTCTCACAGATCGTAATCGAAGCTCAGAAATCGGTCGGTTGGTATCACGACGAGTCTGACTCAGGGATCCGTGCTGCTAAAAGCCGTAAGCTCCTCCGTCGCATTTTCTCCACTGTCGCTGGTTAG